The Prevotella sp. E2-28 genome includes the window CAACCCTGCCACACCGGCTTTGGAACTTATCTATACGATGTACCCCTCTATCTCCAACCTGAACTTGGTGCAGAGCGGGCCCTGCGGCGTAGTCCTTTTCCATACTGACGAGGATGTATCAGCCTTGCCCACTACCTACGCCTTCGGTAAGACCAGTGGTAACCAATGGAAACTGCTGCCAAAGCGAATGATTCTTGATGCAGTGGAAGTGCTTTCCAACAAAGCAACGGGTATTGATGTGAAGACCAAACGCCTCTATGACGATTTGGATGCCGGCTATACCTATATCAACTCCGCCTCTGGCCGTAATGGTGAGGTGGTCTATCGTAAGACCAGCAAGAAAGCTGACGATGGTCGCATCACCCTGATGGACACCAACAACTCCAGCAACGACTTCCAGGTTTCACTAACAATCAAGCCACGCGAATACGATGAATAAGAAATTATCTATAGTTTCACTGATATCACTAGTTACACTGCTTTCACCAGATGCCTCTGCCCAGGAAAGCGAATACCGCTATGATGATGCTATGCAGCTATGGCAACTGACGGACAATGCCGCAGGACTTGGCATTGACAACAGTCGTAACCGCGGTTATGCTGAGTTCAACGTAGAGCATCGCAGCGGCGACTACCACCGCGTACAGGAAGGCGGGCAGCGCAACCAACTAAAGTTCACCACCGAGCGCTACCAGAAGGTCAGTATGCTCCTTTTGAGCTACGGTCGCCTGCAGTTTGATATAGACCGTACAAAAGACCGTTCATGGTGCGACGTGATGCGTCCCTATAACTCGAACCCGTTCTTCAGTGGCAGCAGCATCAACGGAAAATACGACACACAGGACTTTGACCTCACAGCAGCCATCAGCACCATCCCCATTCCTTTGTCAAGCAATCAGATGGACAGGGAGATGACCCTTGGTATTAAGTTGGATTATAAGGTAGGCGATTTAAGTCGCCTGCGCGACCCGCGTTCACGTTCCGAACTGCTGGATTATCAGCTTACGCCTGCCGTCACCTATACCGTTGGCAACCACACGTTAGGCTTAAACGGCCATTACGCCCGACGCAAGGAGAAGATTCCAGGAATGGTCACCGTTCAGGACGATCCCAATCTGTCATATTACCTCATGAGCGGCATGGAGTCAGCTACGGGTATTATCGGTGGCTACAAGGGCTTCAGTCGTGAATGGGTGAATCATGAGTTCGGTGCTGAGTTGAACTATAACTATCGTCACGACGCTCTAAACAGCCTTACATCAGCCAGCATCAGCCGTGGTACCGAGGATGCCTGGGGGCAGTATAAATACGAGCCGGGCAAGTACACCACTTATATATATAAGGTATCATCATACAACCGCATCAAGAATGGTACCCTACTCCATCAGCTCGACCTTAACATGAACTTCACGCAGGGTTATGCCGACGAGTATCGCCAGCAGCTTATTCAGGAGAAGGATGCCGAGAAAGGCTATACCAGTTACCACTACGAGACGCAGATTGAGTTCAAGAAGCGCTATCAGGTGAAGACCACTGATGCCTCTTTCCGTTACCGCTGTTCATGGCTCGATGAAGAGGCTATCTCTGGCTATGCAGGCTTGCGTTTCTCTATGCAGAACGTCAGCAACGAGCACCTACTTCCGCTCTCTGATTTCAATTACGACCACTTCAACCTGCAACTGGAGGGCGGCAAAGCCTTCTTTGGTAAACGTCTGTGGATAGATTTGTCGGGCACTTATCATTTCGCCAAGAACGTGGAACTGAATCTGGCCGACCCCACTTCCGACTATGCCTTGAATGTATGGCTGTCTGATCAGGCCTATTATAAGGCCAACTACTGGCAGGGACATGCAGAAGTGAAATACGCCTTTCCCCTGACTATCAAGAAGCAGCCCACCCAGTGGTATGCAAAGGCTTACGGTGATTTACTCAAGACCAACAACCAGATGGATCGAAAAACCATCGGTATCGCTATTGGAATTTATAACTAACCATTATTATTATGAAACCAAAACTATTATTAGCAGTAGTTCTTGCGTTGGCTGCTACCTCTCAGACCAATGCACAATCTGAACTCTATCCCAAGCATTTCGACTTGGAAGAAGTCACACTCTTAGATGGCCCCATGAAAACGGCCATGGAACTTAACATCAAAGTACTGTTGCAGTATGACGTTGACCGTCTGCTCACGCCTTATGTCCGTCAGGCAGGCTTGGCTGACACGCAGGATCCTGACAGTCCTTACTACCAGTGGCTCACTAAGCACCCCAACTTCAAGAACTGGGGCGGCGATGCAGGCTTCGACCTGAGTGGACACGTTGGTGGTCATTATCTCTC containing:
- a CDS encoding DUF6850 family outer membrane beta-barrel protein, whose amino-acid sequence is MNKKLSIVSLISLVTLLSPDASAQESEYRYDDAMQLWQLTDNAAGLGIDNSRNRGYAEFNVEHRSGDYHRVQEGGQRNQLKFTTERYQKVSMLLLSYGRLQFDIDRTKDRSWCDVMRPYNSNPFFSGSSINGKYDTQDFDLTAAISTIPIPLSSNQMDREMTLGIKLDYKVGDLSRLRDPRSRSELLDYQLTPAVTYTVGNHTLGLNGHYARRKEKIPGMVTVQDDPNLSYYLMSGMESATGIIGGYKGFSREWVNHEFGAELNYNYRHDALNSLTSASISRGTEDAWGQYKYEPGKYTTYIYKVSSYNRIKNGTLLHQLDLNMNFTQGYADEYRQQLIQEKDAEKGYTSYHYETQIEFKKRYQVKTTDASFRYRCSWLDEEAISGYAGLRFSMQNVSNEHLLPLSDFNYDHFNLQLEGGKAFFGKRLWIDLSGTYHFAKNVELNLADPTSDYALNVWLSDQAYYKANYWQGHAEVKYAFPLTIKKQPTQWYAKAYGDLLKTNNQMDRKTIGIAIGIYN